The DNA segment TGATGTTTTTATCTTTTTTGCCAAATCCTCGTGTCCATATATCACACACTCGGATCCTCAAAACCAATGAAGACCAATGTGAAAGTTTGAATTTTATTTCATTGACTTTAGAAAACCCGAACACGAAAAATATGAGTATTTCTTATTATAGCTGGTTTGATGTGAGATTTTGTCGGTAGTAAACAACCGCTGCTTTTTATCGTCTCTTTATTGTCATATGCTATAATAAGACCtatctaaaattaaaaaaaggtACACATATACTATTTGCATATCTAATAACAACTTATTCGTTATAATATTGCTGATATTACGAAATTAATTTTTAGAAAATGCAGGCACAGGGGCTATCGAGGACGTCATTCATGAACTCACAGCTGTCACAATTAGGTCAAAATGGTCAATTAGCGATGCTGCAAAACAATCTAACAACACAACAATGGCCGAAGCAAATGCCTACGATGGCAGCGCCTAATTCTCCGTCGTCATTTCGacttcaacaacaacaacaacggcaacaacaactTTTAGGTCAACAGCTTCCTTCTCAATTGCACAACTCAATGTCGTTGAACCAACAACATTTATCGCAAATGAttcaacaacaacagcagcagcaggtgAATCAGCAACAACAACCGATTGGACATCCGCAGCAGCAACAACTGCCAGGTCAGCAACAACTTttgcagcagcagcagcagtcTCCGAGAATTGCAGGATCTGCTGGTCAGAAATCGCTAAGTTTGACCGGATCGCAACCCGATGCAACTGGTTCCGGGACCACCACTCCAGGTGGCAGTTCAAGTCAAGGGACTGAAGCTAGCAATCATCTTCTCGGTAAACGGAAAATTCAAGATTTGGTCGCACAGGTCTGTCGATATTTAGATTCTGCATTCACATTAGGAATATTAACTAAATTAGGGTTTATTATTATTCTTTAGCATTTTTTATAAGGTAAATTTGGTACATAATTattcatatttattgtttttttttgtttttttttttcaggtaGATCCAAATGCAACTTTAGATCCTGAAGTTGAAGAGCTTCTTTTGATGCTTGCTGATGAATTTATCGATTCGGTGAGACTCGCTGACTGTACAATATGAACTTTGTGTGTAAAGGTCGCAATACGGGTGGGTTGGGTGATGGGTCAAAACAGGTTTGGTTTTAAACGGGCTGTTTTCGGTATGTGTTGGGCTGACCCACAAACATGATATTCTCCGTCTATTAAATATAGTTATTAGTAGTTAACATTTTAACTATGATTACAGAACAATATTACTACAACTAGGGGTGTAACGAGCCGAgctgagcccgagctcgaccaggctcgagctcgagcttgtttaacatatgaaagctcgagctcaagctcggctcgattcgagctttatttctaaagctcgagctcggctcgaaggtaatttttcaagctcgagctcggctcgggctcgactcgtttagtatttattaattaatttatattaattataattattattatacatataatttagttattttttatatttatataaatggtaattattattataaaaatatatgtttactatattaataaaaaaatatatataaacagaaagctcgattaggctcgcgagccggctcgagcttgataagcgaagctcgggctcgtttactaaacgagcttgtttttaggctcgggcttgGGCTCGAGCTCGcttaagctcggctcgttggagctttttttcgagccgagcctGAGTtgctcgcgagtagctcggctcgatTGCACCCCTAATTACAACAGCTGGAATATGTTTTGTTTACTCATGTATTATACATGATTTTGATTCTGAATTTTTTGTAGGTTACTTCATTTGGAGCCACCTTGGCGAAACATCGAAAATCTTCGATTGTAGAATCAAAAGATGTGTTGCTACACCTAGGTACGTGCTTCGCTTCATCCACACAATGCACGATTCATAAACGGGCTTGAGAGTGGCCCAAAGAGGCCCAGTTGATTATATAAAGTGGCATATTGGTTCTAACATCTTATCAAAATCCCGGTTAGGGTCAATCCTAAGACCGATTAGGCCTGAATGTCTGGTTCTAAAGTCCAAGTCCCTTGGACCCAATACTTAAAACCGTTTTTTTCCATGTAGTATACATGTAGTTTCTGATTCCTACTATATTGtttaatggtttttttttttttttttttttttttatatttttagttagTTTGAATGCAATGTATATGTAGCTAGAGATGAACAAACGGTACCAAATCCCGAAACCGaacggtaccggtaccgaacttCCCGTATCGAATGATTTTCGGTACCAATTCGGTACccactttttgttttttttggagttaattactattttcgtccccgtggtttgtcaaaaatcactatttcagtccattagtttaaaaattgcgatttcagtccctgtggtttcactttcgttaccattttagtccaccttgtaaccatttcagtccctgtacttaacagaataatggattgaaatggttacaaaagtgaaatcacaaggactgaaatggttacgaaagtgaaaccacagggactgaaatcgcaatttttaaactaatggactgaaatagtgatttttgacaaaccacagggacgaaaatagtaattaactcttttttttggGATCGGTACTTTCCTTTTTCGATATCGGTATTTTACCAATCGTTACCGTCAAATGCGTACCGTACTGGTACCCAATTTTTTCTGACGATTTTTGGGATCAGTACTTTTGGTTCCGGTACTTTCGGTACCTACCGATactggtaccgagctcatccctgtATGCAATTGTAAATTCGTATATTTGTAAATTTTTATGTATAATGCAAACTAAGTTGAGGCATTTTGCCAACGAGAATTATATTTGAACATCGTTGTTATCTATTATTATGTAATATGTgctgtatttttttttttacagaaaAGAACTACAAATTAACAATCCCTGGATTCTCAAGTGAAGAGAAGAAACAAGAACAAAACAACGTAAGTTCTTTTGTCGTGTGCTATGTTTATTGTTAACAACCCGCTAAATCACACtgtgtgtatataatttatcTACGCTATCTAGAACAGTTCTATTTACGTTCGACTAAACAGTTAAATCACTATTCGTATTGGTTGTGAATCGTTTATTCACTATAAAATTACTAATGCACTCACtcttctttttcaattttcataagtagtaatatattaaatatttttttgtaTATTATTATTAACATAGTGATGGTACCCTTTTGAAtaaaatgatttggtgatgaaaCTTAGGGGCGTAtacaagcccagaggctcgagagctgcTCGTGATCGgttcggttaaaagctcgaacgagtcgagccttaacgagcccgagcttgaaatagagcttgtttagttatcgagcccgagctcgagctcgagcctgaaatacaaatctcatttaggctcgcgagcctaaacgagcccaaacaaaaTTATAGTTTTTCatgtatataatataataataatgatgataacattggcgagccgagctttggctcgtttaagcgatatTGAAGCCGGCTCGAGCTTTTCatgtatataatataataataatgatgataacattggcgagccgagctttggctcgtttaagcgatattgaagccggctcgagctcagcttttagctcgtttgaggttgttctcaaaatagctcaAGCCAAGTCGAGCCAAGCCGAGCttgagcttcataaaaacataatgagccgagctcgagcctagtcggGCTTGGTCTCGGCCCGGCTCGTCTACACCCCAAAATTGAAACTTAACCAAGCTGACCCAGTTTGACTTAAGTTGTTGAAATTACGACTTCTAATTATCTACGCTCTACTACGCAGCCAGCAACCGATCTCCACAAGAAGCGTATCGATATGGTAAGCATTATATAATGTTACATTCTCTTTTGATAATGTAATTACTTTGTTTAAATAACTAAACCATTATGAATTCAGATACAAGGACTGATGGAAAACTCGTACTCTGAAGCAAATATGAGTAATTCTAAACCGGACCCACGCAACCAGTTTGGGCCCAATCAGTTGACCAGGCCTTCCCCAAGTTCGGACCAACTGAACCATCTTTCAAACCCTAGTCAAAACCAGCAACATAAACAAGCGTTCGATGGTTACTAGTTCAGTCTTGATGTCTAACCATACCGCTCAAATATCAGGTttgtcatttttttttactttttatttcaaattacatttttcatgttattCTTACTAAAGGTGACAGTTTTGACCCAGTCGTTTATAAATTAGTTGATATTGGTTATGTTTTTATCTTAAATGGGTTAAAaagaaaagagtaaattacgtttttggcccctgtggttatatcacttttactatattagcccaaaataagaatttttaacatatctgccctcatggtttctataactaaccattttggcccctaagtctagagatcatgggggccaaaatggttagttatgaagaccatgggggctaaaatggttagacttaggggccaaaatggttagttatagagaccatgggggcagatatgttaaaaattcttattttgggctaatatagtaaaagtgatataaccacaggggccaaaaacgtaatttactcaaaaGAAAATTACTCAAAAGTAAACAGGTCAAATGGGCTGAGCACTCTAAGTCGCCGACTTGGCCGTTATAACCAAATTTATTTATATAACCTTAATACTAAAGGTCGGTGGCTTTGCCGCCGACCCAGTCTACCCCTAAACTTTTGTGTAGTGTCAAAATTAACCCTTAATTTTGTAAATGTCACTTTGACCCCCTCAAGTTCCTAAAGTTTCGAGTTTACACTAAAACTAATTTTTACGTTTTtgtttttatgtacgtgtcggtataaattcgagtttgtCTACGCTTTAACATAAtttttgtttggaaacgagtcggGACAATTagaaaatgttttattttatgtacgttttgagtTGGACTACGTTTTGACTTTGACGTAAGTTTTGTTTAGAAACAAATAggatcaaatataatacgttttcattcgaCAACAAAAATTTGAGTTGCTAtacattttgacgtaaatttagTTCGAAAACGAGTCGGGTCGATTGTAGTCTATACTTTATCACGCCGCGTGTGACACCACTGCACGTatttattttatgtacgttttgagttggtttacgtttcgacgtaaactttgtATGGAAaaaagtcgggtcaaatataatacattttcattcaACGGTATGAATTCGGATTACTCTACGTTTCAATGTAAAAAAatttctggatccgccactgtcAACCAGACCTGTTTGGCATGTTTTCTTTTTTCTACCTGTATATTATTCGTATTTCCAGCTTAACCGATTTATTTATTTACCGATTCGTGTCTTGGATTTTGCAGAATGGAGGGTGTGGAACACATGAGATGTTAAATATAGGAGATATAGGGATAGTTGCAGTCAACAAACAGATAATATAAATTATGCAGCTTAGTTTGAGGACAAGTTTTAATTTTGGTTTTTACAAATTGTGATTTaaccatgtttatgttaatcAATTTCATATTTTGTTATTCTCATGCATAACATAACatgatatgcatgtatgtatgtatgtatgtatgtatgtatgtatgtatgtatatatatatatatatatatatatatatatatatatatatatatatatatatatatataggggagggttatcttgagaacgctaaatattgcgagaaccgtgagaacaaatgaaaaaaccaatcaaaaccaatttttttttatacaaacctcattgtaattaagatacaacatcaaaacaagaatttataacatcaaataattcatttctcatttcaaaatcattctttttagattttttacacatgtgtaaatataacagatttacacatgtgtaaatggcaaacttacacatgtgtaaattttctttatttatgaattcacgtaaatttaaacgtgtaaattgaatttctaacactgtattcgaataataatgataagtgtagaaaaaaattttgaacttgaattgtttttgaccaagttctcatggttttttcatttgttctcacggttctcacaaatatttagcgttctcatttaaaccctcccctatatatatatatatatatatatatatatatatatatatatatatatatatatatatatatatatatatatatatatatatatatatatatatatatatatatatatataggggagggttatcttgagaacgctaaatattgcgagaaccgtgagaacgaataaaaaaaccaatcaaaaccaattttttttaatacaaacctcattgtaattaaaatacaacatcaaaaaaagaatttacaatatcaaataattcatttctcctctcaaTATCACTTTTATTAgaatttttacacatgtgtaaatataacaaatttacacatgtgtaagttttctttatttacgaattcatgtaaatttaaacgtataaatgaaatttataacattgtatttgaataataatgataagtgtaaaaagaaattttgaatttgaattgtttttgacaaagTTCTCGAGGTTTTTTGATTCGTTCTCATggttctcgcgatatttagcgttctcatttaaactctcccctatatatatatatatatatatatatatatatatatatatatatatatatatatatatatatatatatatatatatatatatatatatatatatatatatatataggggaaggataaatcgaaaacccacttgagttgagaaaactcagaaaacctttgtaaaaaaaccatgtaaactcaagaaacatttctaaaaaaaataggaaatgtaatatacatatatttgaacatttttaaaaaagaaacacaaaaaaacaccaagtagtttttttttttaaaaaatgttacaaaatttcaggttacataatatatatgtccaaaaaaaatgtaacatgcaaattttcaacattttaaaaaaaaaaatagtaagcgttttttacattttttttcataaataggtccgtgtacatttatattacattccctattttttttagaaaaaaataaaaatgttacatagggtttatttgggttttctcaactcacatgggttttcgatttatctttcccctatatatatatatatatatatatatatatatatatatatatatatatatatatatatatatatatatatatatatatatatatatatatatatatatatataggggagggttatcttgagaacgctaaatattgcgagaaccgtgagaacgaatgaaaaaaccaatcaaaaccatttttttaatacaaaactcattgtaattaagaaacaacatcaaaaaaagaatttacaacgtCAAATAGTTCattttctcctttcaaaatcactctttttatattttttacacatgtgtaaatataccagatttacacatgtgtaaatggcaaacttacacatgtgtaaattttctttatttacgaattcactcaaatttaaacgtgtaaattaaatttctaacattgtattcgaataataatgataagtgtataaaaaatttttgaattcgaattgtttttgaccaagttctcgcggttttttcatttgttctcacggttctcacaaaaatttagcgttctcatttaaaccctcccttatatatatatatatatatatatatatatatatatagggagaagatcatgcgagaaccatctcttattgtgagaaccgcgagaaccaatgtgaacacaccaaaaatgcctaaaaatagctaaaaatcacacaaaagattttttttgaattttttaatattttttataaaaaaatcgctacttttcgaagcaaaaaaaattttttttttttttaaatttaaaaaatttttttttggcttctaaaagtagcgattttaatataaaaaatattaaaaatttcaaaaaaaaaattttagattttttttttgatttttttaggttttttgggggtttagttttagcattttagcttgggggggggggggggtttaggtttttggggggtgggggaggggggtttaggttttttttttttttgggggggggtggggttaggttttttttagcatttagcttgggaagggggggggggttaggtttttttttaggtttttagctattttaggttgtgttcacattggttctcaaggttctcacaataagggtggttctcgcatgagcccctccctatatatatatatatatatatatatatatatatatatatataggggaaggttcatttgagaagaaaatttaattgagaataaaaagaacaaagggtattattgtaaaacattaaatagtttttcatttatcttatttattatcatcttgactaattaattagtcataaaaactATCAACCTTCACACTAATGTTTTTTtgactacacacatcaaaagttaccctacacctttcgaaatttaccctacacatgttgaaatttatcctacacaacccgtaatttatcatattacacattgtaatttatcctacactctaaattattttttttttgaaaaaatatatattttgaagataagttacaactTTTAAcatagttagctattaaagaggaatacTACTAATTAATGATCATTGTAGgtttaccatattacccttatagtaacattaaatacttatattaaatgaagtaaaatgaagcatttttattggttgaaatttcttcttttttcttcttacataaagtttcttctcatttgaactctccactatatatatatatatatatatatatatatatatatatatatatatatatatatatatatatatatatatatatatatgtaagtaTCTATGAAAAACCCATTTAATCTAGAAAACTTGGGAAACCTGAATTGTGTGGACAAGATTGATCCACATCATATCTTTAAAACACATGTTAAAAGGGCAAATTAGTCATTTGTTCAAGCCATCATTTCACCCTCTTCCCCATCCCATCAAGTCATTTATTACCCATCAACTCATTacttttttaaaccaaaaaatatatacaaaactttcatttctttcttccttcttcaTCCCCAATTCCTTTCTTCTTCAAAAACCCTAACTCCATTGCTTTCTCCCATCTTTCATGGCCGATTTTCAGGCTTGTTCTACTAGCCATGTATTCCGGAACAACTTAATCGACGATCAATCACCGGCGGTTTACTTCCAGCAGACATCAGGTTCTTCCGGTATGTGAATGAATCAAAAATTTGTTCTCTTTTTTTAGAAGATAATCATGTTTTTCTTTGTTCGTGTTCTTCTTTTTTTAGGAGTCAATCATCTTTTTTTCTGGGTAATCATCTTCTTTTTGGTTCCTTTTCTTCATTTTTATGAGTCAATCATGAACACCCTGCCATTTACATGTTTGTTGGTGTTGCGGATTAGATGATTTATTTTGGATCCTTTTGTTCAAATTATTTGAAGCTTTTTCACATTTTTAATATCTTGAACAACCAAGCAAccaatttttattttctttttgttttgttggTGTTTGAAACCCATTACTATAcaagtttgtgatttattctaTAATCAGGTGTTGGACATATTAGAGCTGAGAACATGCAGCCAGAGGTAGAACTTCAATAGTCTCACTTTCAGATGTTTTCACCAAATGAAGAAGATTTAACATTTAGATTTAAAagcttttttttctaaaaaaaataccTTATTCTTGTTTTTCTAATTACCGGTGCAAACTAGATTTTCAGATATGTGGAGTGATGAGTATGACGAGGAATCACCGCTACGCGCACGAGCTAACGACATTGGGAATTTCCCACTAACCGGACCTGATGTTCATGAAGGTTATctttaacctttttggcagcATGAAACCATAAATATTATTGAAAAATATTCATTGGTAAATTGTAACATGTGTTAGCATTGCAATAAAAGTGTTAGCACTGCAATAAAAATAACTTTTATGtttgtattttaaaaaaaatatgcatTGTTTACAAGTCTCATATGCATTGATCAACGTAACACGTACACATGTaacatgtaacatgtgttacaaccttacagaaaagtaaaaaaatccaTGATGTTGTTACAAAATGTAGCCCTTATGACAAGGTTTTCCAAAAAATATACAATTCAtgttatttttcaaaattactcagttgtaacatgtgttaaataTGTAGccgttatgttttttttttcgaaaaatattCAGTTTTTGTTTAATTTACACATTTTATACACAGATGAACAAGGAACTCCCCGCTACTTTGTAACTCAGACCCCACAAGGAACCAAATATTGGACTCCTATTGTTGACAAGGAGTTCCATCCCGTTCTTGGAAAATCATACGACACATTTGAGGAGCTTATTGCAATGTATAAGGTATACAGATATCAAGCTGGCTTCAATGTAAAAAAGGCGCAAACAAAGGTTTGGAATGGGTATGCGACGCACAAATACCTGAGGTGCTCGAAAGCTGCTAAACCGCAACAGAAAAGGACGTTCGACACTCTCTGTGAGTCTTCGGTGATGACCAACAGGAAAACTACACTCACACACACTGATTGCAAGGCGCAGATTCTTGTCCTCATCACGCAAAACCCTACTCGTTTTGTTGTACACAACTGGATTGATGTGCATAATCACCCCCTTATTGACCCATTCAACCGCGACCTTTCAAAAATATCAAGAAAACTCCCATTTGCAACGCAACAATTTATTCACCGAATGAGCATTAATCGTATTGGTCCAGTCAAGGCCCACAGGTTCCTTGTAAGTATTAAAGGTGGTCATCACAATGTGCATGGTACTCCCGACGACTTTAAAAACTTTAGCCAGAAGTTGAGGATTTTTATAGGTAAACGGGATGCTCAACTTTTTCTGGACCGCCTTTGTGATCGAAGGGAAAGTCTTCCCAACTTCTACTATGACTTTGTTGTATCTGATGGGAAATTGAATGCTGTGTTTTGGGCTGATGAGATCTCCAAGCTAAACTACAAGGCTTTTGGGGATGTGTTAGCGTTCGATGCTACTTACCAGACAAACAAGTTAGTAGATATATTACTCCTAatatatgtaacatgtgttacacatgtagCTCTTACTTTACAACCTTTTCTGTTACTTCAAAACAatttgttacatgtgttacacattTAGCTCTTACTTTACATCATTTTCTGTCACAACCTTTATTCTTATTTCGAAACATTAGGcagttgtaacatgtgttacacatgtagCTCTTGTCTTACAATGTCTCCTAACAAACGTTAGGCGTATTACATGTGTTACACGTCTAACTATTAAGATAAATGGTTGTGAAGAAAGATATCTTTActgttacttcaaaacaataagcatttgtaacatgtgttacatgtgttacatatCTGCATTTTTTACATTTCTTACACCTTTACATGTGGGCCTTATAAGATGTGTTAAAGATGTTAGAATTATCTATTGTTTTGAAGTAGAAATAGGCATTCTTACATGTACCTGCATAATGTTGTGAAAAAAGATTCCTTCattgttacttcaaaacaataggcagttgtaacatgtgttacacatgtagCTCTTATATTACAATCTTTCCTAatatgtgtaacacatgttacaattgcTTATTGTTTTGAAGTAATAGTAAAGATATCTTTTTTCattgttacttcaaaacaataggtagttgtaacatgtgttacgtGTGTAACACGCATTTTCCAATGGTTGTTTTTGTTTAGGTAAGCTACTTTTTGGAAGTTGATTGGTGAAGCTCAGTATGTTCTTCGTTACTTAGTTTAACATATGTACGTTTCATGTGAAACATAAACAATATCCCGCTCGTGTTTCAACATGTATTTTGGTTGTAATTTGACAATGGCATGATTGCCCTTAACTGGTTTTACTAGATGTGTATATTCTTGTGTATGGTACCACTTTTATATGTTACCTTTACCACTTTTTATGTTTAACGacctatttttgtttttttaaaaggGTGCACCCCTGTAACCAATTCGGTAACCAATCAAACCATCATGTATTACTTGTGTTACACACTGCTtttattcgattacttcgatcaTATTAGATGACAATGATGCCCATGTGTTGCATATACTTTTGTAACGTGTgttactgtaacaccccgaaaacgggtttggtaatcaaaccccgttaatactaaaagacgggtaaagtaccattAGTAATAAAatttacccggtgaatattaggaattttaagtaaataaacctaatatttaataaaaagataaataaaggtCTATGgataaataaagtttataaaaggtctgagttaacgggacctaaaataaacttagtcgtAAATATCCCCGaaacccgctaagttaactagaaATGTATGGTTTAGTTAATAAGAGGGATTGTGGATTTAAAATAAGAAGggtgtaacatcccgaaaatacacATTTTTAAATTTGTATTTAGTTACAAATAAAATTGGTAAAATAAACTAACCAGGATTGGCATTAACCTAGTTAAATGACAACTTATGAGTAGTTAAAAtgttaaaacaaaagaaaaatgaaacttgagggactaaagttgtgtAAGTGAGAACTagtaataataaaacaaaaaaaaaattaaaacacaacactTGTTTGTGTTGTTGGGTTCGATCAGAAGGCAGGGGGCGACTTCAAGCTCCCCAAAACCCTAGTTCACATCAAAAACCACCAATTGAAGGATCAAATCAAGTCCAAAACGAAAATCGAGCATATATTCGTGATCCCCATTgaaaggagatcataaggtatgtgaaaatTCATGAAAAtcctctacttgaaattctcatgaatttgggAAATCTGAAATTTGATGATGCATGTTTGTTAATTTGATAGAATAGGGATGATAtaatgtctaggagtaaaaccctAGTCAATCAcatgttgaaatcatgcttaTTTCTTATGAATTcacaatcaccattgaaggtgataagtgggtgtAGTAGgaacatgttaaacactagaaTTTTAATTGtggttctagtgtaatttgagttctaggaagtaaattcagatttttgttaatgtgaaaatttatgtaaacatgcTTAGTTGATGTTAACCATGGCTAAATGACAAGTATTGAGCTTGTTAATAAATTGTGAGAAATTATGCCCGCAAGGTGTTttttaaaatgcctaagtgaatgtTATATGTTGAGATTACGAATGAAACGCGTAATTGCCTTGTTTGACtaaatacgtaaggtggaatagtcgtgaat comes from the Helianthus annuus cultivar XRQ/B chromosome 4, HanXRQr2.0-SUNRISE, whole genome shotgun sequence genome and includes:
- the LOC110935474 gene encoding transcription initiation factor TFIID subunit 12b isoform X1 → MADGSSSSPIQPTISNTTTPIDQQPQTLPDSTIAQITSTSSQPNSSNVVSQQQLIQQQQQQQQQSNLMGTGTGAGTGTGTGTGTPNFQIHQQGLQRSPSMSRASHVQQQQQQQYGLGAGNLNAARVYGQVSFGSGQQQNQQMGQIGNNANLARSNLMGQTGHLTMLPNQAAAAAQLNLQSHLLASPRQKTGLVQGSQFHPGNTGGQLQGMQMGMNMMNSYTINNQIRSNGSLAFNQQRMNQGQMRPQLQQQNALASGQKMQAQGLSRTSFMNSQLSQLGQNGQLAMLQNNLTTQQWPKQMPTMAAPNSPSSFRLQQQQQRQQQLLGQQLPSQLHNSMSLNQQHLSQMIQQQQQQQVNQQQQPIGHPQQQQLPGQQQLLQQQQQSPRIAGSAGQKSLSLTGSQPDATGSGTTTPGGSSSQGTEASNHLLGKRKIQDLVAQVDPNATLDPEVEELLLMLADEFIDSVTSFGATLAKHRKSSIVESKDVLLHLEKNYKLTIPGFSSEEKKQEQNNPATDLHKKRIDMIQGLMENSYSEANMSNSKPDPRNQFGPNQLTRPSPSSDQLNHLSNPSQNQQHKQAFDGY
- the LOC110935474 gene encoding transcription initiation factor TFIID subunit 12b isoform X2 — translated: MADGSSSSPIQPTISNTTTPIDQQPQTLPDSTIAQITSTSSQPNSSNVVSQQQLIQQQQQQQQQSNLMGTGTGAGTGTGTGTGTPNFQIHQQGLQRSPSMSRASHVQQQQQQQYGLGAGNLNAARVYGQVSFGSGQQQNQQMGQIGNNANLARSNLMGQTGHLTMLPNQAAAAAQLNLQSHLLASPRQKTGLVQGSQFHPGNTGGQLQGMQMGMNMMNSYTINNQIRSNGSLAFNQQRMNQGQMRPQLQQQNALASGQAQGLSRTSFMNSQLSQLGQNGQLAMLQNNLTTQQWPKQMPTMAAPNSPSSFRLQQQQQRQQQLLGQQLPSQLHNSMSLNQQHLSQMIQQQQQQQVNQQQQPIGHPQQQQLPGQQQLLQQQQQSPRIAGSAGQKSLSLTGSQPDATGSGTTTPGGSSSQGTEASNHLLGKRKIQDLVAQVDPNATLDPEVEELLLMLADEFIDSVTSFGATLAKHRKSSIVESKDVLLHLEKNYKLTIPGFSSEEKKQEQNNPATDLHKKRIDMIQGLMENSYSEANMSNSKPDPRNQFGPNQLTRPSPSSDQLNHLSNPSQNQQHKQAFDGY